A DNA window from Candidatus Cloacimonadota bacterium contains the following coding sequences:
- a CDS encoding IS256 family transposase has translation MTQPKRKKDERAELVKLFRTVLPGDFVKVLESGIQSIIDAELTARLGAEPYQRVESRTNYRNGYRERKEPLSTGLGPISVSIPKLRSGNFYPSILEQYQRVDRALISIVSEAYFAGVSTRKMNKLFVDLGLENIDRSFVSRCAAQIDEEVEIWKNRQLDSRYAYIWLDAIYTKIRTEGRVNSTAVLIAIGVREDGHRDVLGLHLGNRESYYNWKGFLQSLKARGLERSELWISDEHDGLIKSIEECFPGQLRQRCIVHWMRNAQSKVSKTDLLWLLPLTKDLVGSRTKESFELAWKELNRAAQSKGKDNLLDWLDSTYHEISVYLDFPAAHWSRIKCTNSLERLNEELRRREKCIRIFPDEKSCLRLFGAILQGYSEDWISGKLYLSEPMERIKDTMKKPIPFEATRDGLEP, from the coding sequence ATGACTCAACCGAAGAGAAAGAAAGATGAAAGAGCTGAATTGGTCAAGTTATTTCGCACAGTTTTACCGGGAGACTTTGTTAAGGTGTTGGAAAGCGGCATTCAGAGTATCATTGATGCTGAGCTCACCGCCAGATTGGGAGCAGAGCCTTATCAGCGAGTGGAAAGTAGGACTAACTACCGCAATGGCTACCGTGAGCGTAAAGAGCCTCTCAGCACAGGATTGGGGCCTATAAGCGTGAGTATTCCGAAGCTCCGTAGCGGCAACTTCTACCCTTCGATTTTGGAACAATACCAGCGGGTGGACAGGGCTTTGATCAGTATTGTCAGCGAGGCCTACTTTGCCGGAGTTTCTACTCGAAAGATGAACAAGTTGTTTGTGGACTTGGGTTTGGAAAACATAGATCGCAGCTTTGTCAGCCGCTGCGCTGCTCAGATCGATGAAGAAGTGGAGATATGGAAGAATAGACAGCTTGATAGTCGCTACGCGTATATCTGGCTGGACGCGATCTACACCAAGATCAGAACTGAGGGCAGGGTTAATTCTACAGCAGTGTTGATAGCGATTGGGGTTAGAGAGGATGGGCATCGTGATGTGCTGGGTCTTCACCTGGGGAATCGTGAAAGCTACTATAACTGGAAAGGCTTTCTGCAAAGCTTAAAGGCTCGTGGTCTTGAGAGGTCGGAACTTTGGATCAGCGATGAACATGATGGACTGATCAAGTCAATAGAGGAGTGTTTCCCGGGACAGCTCAGACAACGCTGTATTGTCCACTGGATGCGAAATGCTCAGAGCAAAGTATCCAAGACTGATTTGCTGTGGCTGCTGCCGCTAACAAAAGACCTGGTAGGTTCCCGGACTAAAGAGTCCTTTGAATTGGCCTGGAAAGAGCTTAACAGGGCAGCCCAGTCTAAAGGCAAAGACAATCTATTGGATTGGCTGGATAGCACTTACCATGAGATATCGGTCTATCTTGATTTCCCTGCAGCACATTGGAGCAGAATCAAGTGTACCAATTCGCTGGAGCGCTTGAATGAGGAGCTCAGACGCAGAGAGAAATGCATCCGGATATTCCCTGATGAAAAGAGTTGCCTGCGGCTGTTTGGTGCGATCCTGCAAGGCTATTCGGAGGACTGGATAAGCGGGAAGCTATATCTTTCGGAACCAATGGAAAGAATCAAAGACACCATGAAAAAGCCCATACCATTTGAGGCAACGCGCGACGGGCTGGAGCCCT
- a CDS encoding ATP-binding protein, translating to MKIEGIEPVEILHKLIELKAPEQVFDQDDQIDSTQAQDMAPIAKPKAKLLNKHIHQLIKHPLFESYSLTKQDVMVIADLWQFHLELPGRSSSWAGICASAKIRRYQVTACLKYVTGLLERNIICFDERIEGNYYLNPMILQSAEYTLSKDLILRILGRDIREDLELIIKESWQDDKDFMSDLRLVFNLCYNSFGELGSRSPILEYPILSACLHLLKDRILAAPDTLGIKELIRQHSLSEDQLYIVLLVMYHQLCCDDRITEADLALSLAPDPRFRWLQQQLLSDDSVLISSGLISREQRFHRAQVNTIGIPHETLKTLGYRSKTSEDVAIKLSPYFQKCQPKQTLGDVIIPESDKQLISQIITKCKSYKRRDLEKWGLMVESSKQGVVLLLYGAPGTGKTYTAGAIAKELRKDLITLNVPELRNKYYGETEKLIKKAFSEMREMASKDSNAPVFLLNEADQLIHERIASTSTCSTIENSIQSIILEELETFPGILILTTNLESNLDEAFFRRFDLKFRFRLPDIESRRKLWSMYLRKEIPGSADIDVEQLAQKYQFSGAQIALVVQNACVEAIGRTGKSKRLSQHDLLKYADLEQPWANQVNKSIGF from the coding sequence ATGAAGATCGAGGGTATAGAACCAGTAGAAATCCTGCACAAGCTGATTGAATTGAAAGCACCGGAGCAAGTCTTTGACCAAGATGATCAGATAGATTCAACTCAAGCTCAAGACATGGCTCCCATAGCAAAGCCCAAGGCGAAGCTACTAAACAAACATATACACCAGTTGATAAAGCATCCCCTGTTTGAGAGCTACAGCCTCACGAAGCAAGATGTGATGGTGATAGCCGATCTTTGGCAGTTTCATCTCGAACTGCCTGGCAGGAGTAGTAGCTGGGCTGGCATCTGCGCCAGTGCCAAGATTAGGCGTTATCAAGTGACTGCATGCCTGAAATACGTTACCGGGCTCTTAGAACGCAATATCATCTGCTTTGATGAGAGGATTGAGGGGAACTACTATCTTAACCCTATGATCCTGCAATCTGCCGAATACACTCTCAGCAAAGACCTCATCCTGAGGATATTGGGAAGGGATATAAGAGAAGACCTGGAACTGATCATAAAAGAAAGCTGGCAGGATGATAAGGACTTCATGAGTGACTTGAGACTGGTTTTTAATCTCTGCTACAATAGCTTTGGCGAATTGGGCAGCAGGTCTCCTATACTGGAGTATCCGATTCTATCGGCTTGCTTGCATCTGCTCAAAGACAGAATACTGGCTGCTCCTGACACCCTGGGCATAAAAGAACTCATACGCCAACATAGCCTAAGCGAAGACCAGTTGTACATCGTACTTTTGGTTATGTATCACCAACTATGTTGTGATGACAGAATAACGGAGGCTGATCTGGCTCTCTCCCTGGCCCCAGATCCCAGATTCAGGTGGCTACAGCAACAACTCCTTAGCGATGATTCCGTCTTGATATCTTCTGGGCTTATCAGCAGAGAACAACGCTTCCACCGAGCCCAGGTAAACACTATAGGTATTCCGCATGAAACACTTAAAACGCTGGGCTATAGGTCAAAAACCTCTGAAGATGTGGCGATAAAGCTTAGCCCATACTTTCAAAAGTGTCAGCCCAAGCAGACTCTGGGTGATGTGATAATTCCCGAATCGGATAAGCAGCTGATTTCCCAAATAATCACAAAGTGCAAGTCTTATAAACGCAGAGACCTGGAAAAATGGGGATTGATGGTTGAAAGCAGTAAACAAGGTGTAGTGCTTTTGCTCTATGGTGCTCCCGGAACCGGCAAGACTTATACGGCAGGAGCAATAGCCAAAGAGCTTCGTAAAGACTTGATCACGCTCAATGTGCCAGAACTGCGAAACAAGTATTATGGTGAAACCGAGAAGTTGATTAAGAAAGCTTTTAGCGAGATGCGGGAGATGGCTTCAAAGGACAGCAATGCGCCTGTGTTCCTACTCAACGAAGCTGATCAACTGATCCATGAAAGAATAGCCAGCACTTCAACCTGCAGCACAATTGAGAATTCAATCCAGAGCATCATTCTGGAGGAATTGGAGACCTTTCCTGGCATCCTGATCCTCACCACAAACCTTGAGTCCAACCTCGATGAGGCCTTCTTTCGCCGCTTTGATCTCAAGTTCAGATTCAGACTACCGGACATTGAAAGCAGGCGAAAACTGTGGAGTATGTATCTGAGGAAAGAGATTCCAGGATCAGCGGATATCGATGTTGAGCAATTGGCGCAGAAATATCAGTTCAGCGGTGCACAGATCGCACTAGTGGTGCAAAACGCCTGTGTTGAAGCGATTGGTCGGACAGGTAAATCCAAGCGTCTCAGCCAGCATGATCTTCTGAAATACGCAGATCTGGAACAGCCTTGGGCAAATCAAGTGAATAAAAGCATAGGGTTTTAG
- a CDS encoding sel1 repeat family protein, with the protein MNRIDEIISAANSGNADSQNQLGDAYYDGIGVEQDYIQALEWYLRAAKQGHGIAQYNVAYAYANGIGTQKNTSEAIKWFGKSADQGVALALYVLAKMLIDGQFIEQDITKGLDLLQKASDQGLDLAHYDLGTIFLEGRIVVPDVNKGISFLVLSAEQGNKDAQYNLGLVYFSLPEPDYASAEKYLREASFNGHFKAMFELSRLYAISTRDYRHGLLWAIVALEYCEKQDEQRITRIKNNLESKLSTAECDAVSFEARNIIATLDASLS; encoded by the coding sequence ATGAATAGGATAGATGAGATAATATCGGCAGCCAATTCCGGTAATGCAGACTCCCAAAACCAGTTAGGAGATGCTTACTACGATGGTATCGGAGTAGAGCAGGATTACATACAAGCATTAGAATGGTATCTCCGAGCAGCTAAACAGGGGCATGGTATAGCTCAGTATAACGTAGCCTATGCTTATGCCAATGGAATTGGAACTCAGAAGAACACATCTGAAGCTATCAAATGGTTCGGTAAATCAGCAGACCAGGGAGTAGCTCTGGCTCTATATGTTCTGGCAAAGATGCTAATCGATGGTCAGTTCATAGAACAGGACATAACTAAGGGTCTGGATTTGCTGCAAAAAGCCTCAGATCAGGGACTAGACCTTGCACATTATGACCTTGGTACCATATTCCTTGAGGGCAGGATTGTTGTGCCCGATGTGAACAAAGGAATAAGCTTTCTGGTCCTCTCGGCCGAGCAAGGAAACAAAGATGCTCAATACAATCTCGGCTTGGTCTATTTTAGTCTACCTGAGCCTGACTATGCTTCTGCCGAGAAATACCTTCGAGAAGCATCATTCAACGGCCATTTCAAAGCAATGTTCGAGTTATCGAGACTTTACGCCATTAGCACGAGAGACTACAGGCATGGCCTATTGTGGGCAATCGTAGCCTTAGAATACTGTGAAAAACAAGATGAACAGAGAATCACTCGGATCAAGAACAACTTGGAAAGTAAGCTAAGCACTGCCGAGTGTGACGCAGTCTCTTTTGAGGCAAGGAACATAATAGCAACATTGGACGCAAGTCTTAGTTGA